The following DNA comes from Arcobacter cloacae.
TTTTTAAAGCTTCGGCTTGTAATTTTGTTGTCACATCATCAACATACTCACCTGTACCAATAACCCAGTTATAAGGCTTAAACAGTTTTACAAAAGATACTTTTAATTGAGGTGCTTCAAAACCTGGTTTAGGCCATACATAATCTACAAATCCTTCACCATCTTTTTTAGCTACATTAGAAAATTCTTTAAATATCTGTTTTCCACCTTTATCTTTGTATTCATACATATTTTTGTTATTTAAAGCTGGATTTATTGGATGTGTTACAATTACTGAGTCTGTATCATTTATCCAAAAATAACCTGTTTGTCCATATCTTGTAGCATCAACAATAGATTTTAATCTAAACTTTAATGCTTCTTCAGATAATGAACCTTTTAATTTTTCATATTCTGATTCTAAAATAGAAAAAAGAAAATTTGTTTGTGTTTTTAGCTGATCTTGAACTTCAACTTTTATTTTGTCTATTGCTGTTCTACTATGATAAGCTTCAACAGTTTTTACAGCTAAAGAGACATAGTTCTTAAGTTCAGCTTCTTTTTTTGCATAAGCCTCTTTTTTATAGTTTTCTATATTTTCATTTGAAAAACTTTTTATCGAAAATATAGAATTTACAGCTATTGCTACTGAAATTACTACAATTGTAATTAAAGAAAGAATTAATATCTTACCTTTTATTGATATGTTTGAAAACATTTAACACTCCACAATTTTATTGAACATATAATAGCCATTGTACTATAAAATTGTCAAGCTTTTTTGTTATTTTATAAGATTTTTAGCGAATTTCAAGGCTTCTTGCGTTACTTTTTCACCGCTTATCATCCTTGCTATTTCACCGATTCGCTCTTCTTGATTTAATAATTTTACAGATGATTTTTTATTATTTTTGTCAACTAAAAAATGTTGATTTGCCCTTGAAGTAAGCTGTGGCTGATGAGAAATAGCAAATATTTGATAAGATTTACTTAATTTTGTTAAAACTTTTGATATTGCATCACTCTCTTTTCCACTCAAATTTGCATCAATTTCATCTAAAAACAAGATTCCATTATCAACAATATCAAATTCACTCATTGAAGTAAGAAGTGCTAATCTTAATCTATTATATTCTCCTGAACTAATAGTTTCTAAAGAAACATTATTTAATTCGAACATAACTTCATCAATACCATTAGAATCTAGTTTTTTATTTTTTATAATAATTTTTGCATTACTTAAATATAAAAATTTCAAATAATAATTAATTTTCTCTTCTAAAATTAGTGCACTTTCTTTTCTAAACTTAGATAATTCAATAGAAATTTCTTCAATTTTAATATTTAATTCATCAAATTTCTTTTCTAAATTTTGTTTATGAAAAAATATATTTTCATAAGATTCTAACTCTTTTTTCTTCTCTTCTTTATATTTTAAGCACTCTTGTATTGAACCAAATCTTTTTTGTAAAGAGGATAACTTTTCTATTCTATCTAAAATTTTTTCTATATTTGTATCTTCTAGTTCATGTAAAGAGTCACTAAATTTTTCAAATATGTTAGTAAGTTCATTCATAGCTTCATCAAAAAAAGAAGAATCAACTTCCATAGATTCTAAAGCAAGAATTACATTATGATTAAATTCAAAAATTCCTGATGCTTTTTTTATGGCAACTTCAATTTTCTCCTTTTTTGCTAATCTTTTTTTTAAAGAGTTTAATTCTTCATACTCATCAACTGTTGGATTAATTTGCTCAATTTTATCAATTTCAAATTTTGCAAACTCTTTTAAATCTTCTAACTTTTTTTCATCTTCACTTATTTTTTCTAACTCTTTATTTATTAAAGATAATTGTTTATATAATTCATCGAATTCATTTTTAGTTTTAATAAATTCTTTTTTATTTTTAGAAGACAATTTATCTAAAAAATCTATTAATTTAGAACTATCAAACTCTGAAGTATCTTTTAAATTTAAATGTTTTATTAATTTTGATGAAAATTCAGATAAATTCTTTTTAGAAATAGTTTGATTATTCAAAAAATATCTTACTTTATCTTTTTTTATACTTTTAATTATAATTTCATCATCAATTGATATATCAAAATTTTCATCGCAAATTTTTGTATACGATAATATAACCTCTGACATAGAAGCTTTTACATCAGATAAAGCAAATAGTGATAAAATCGATTGCATCAATATAGACTTTCCAGCACCACTTGGTCCTGTAAAAATATTTAATCCTTTGTTAAATTCTAAATCAATTTCCTCAAAAGATAAACAATCTTTTAAATATACTCTTGTAATCAATTTTTAGTTTCCCCATCTTAATTTTTCATTTAAAACTTCAAAATAATTTCTTTGAATTCTATGTAACATTTTTGCTTTTTTATTTGCTATATTTATTTTAATCGATTGATTTTGCTCAACTTCATAGATATCTTGTCCATCAACAATCACAACAGCACCTTGCGTATCAATAATTTTAAACTCTATTTCAAAATCAGCAGGCATAACTAAAGGTCTTTGAGTTAAAGAATGAGGAGCAACAGGAGTTATAATAAAAGCTTTAGTTAAAGGATAAACGATTGGTCCTCCAACTGATAAATTATATGCAGTTGAGCCTGTAGGTGTAGAAATAATAACACCATCACCATAATAAGTATTAAAAGCTTTTCCATCTATTTTTGCTTTTATTTTAATCATTGAAGATATAGATTTTCTTGAAATAACAATATCATTAAATGCAACAAATTTATTTAAATTTACACTTCCTTCAATAAGCATTCTATTATCTATTTTATAAATATTTTTCTTCAAATCTTCAATAAATTTAGGTAATTGTTCCATACAAATATCAGTTAGAAATCCTAATGTTCCAAGATTTATACCCAAAACTGGTTTTTCAAAATTAAATGATTTTCTAACCACTGATAAAAGTGTTCCATCTCCACCAACAGAGACAAGAAAATCAACTTTTTGGCACAGTTCTTCCAAAGAACAACCATTATCATTAATCATTTTTGCAGAATTTTCTTCTAATAAAACATTTATTTTTTCATTTTCAAATAACTCTTTTATTTTTAAATATGTTGTTTTTAGTTCAGGACTTGCAGGTCTTAAAACAATTCCTACGTTTTTAATATTATTTAGTAGTTCAAAATTTTTTTCAATTCTCAAAATTTGCTCATTTTTATAAATTTATATAAATCATTCATATTTAATTTTAACCTATTATTTATTAATAACTTAAATAAATCTAATCAAAAAAAAAGGGATATGCAAAAGCACATCCCTTTAAACAAAACAGTTAAATATTAACCATTTCTTTTTTTAATAATCTCTTCAGAAACATTTTTTGGAACTTCAGAATAGTTATCAAAAATCATTGAATATGTAGCTCTACCTTGAGACATAGATCTTAAGTCTGTAGAGTATCCGAACATTTCAGATAATGGAATCATTGCAGTAACTAATTTGATACCAGCTCTGTCATCCATAGATTGAACTTGTCCTCTTCTTTTGTTACAATCCCCAATAACATCTCCCATATAATCTTCAGGAGTTTCAATTTCAACTTTCATAATTGGCTCTAGGATAACCGCACCAGCTGCAGCAGATCTACAAGCTTGTTTGAATCCCATAGAAGCAGCTAATTTAAATGCCATCTCAGATGAGTCAACATCGTGGTAAGAACCATCATAAACAGTTACTTCGATATTTACCATTGGATATCCAGCTAATATACCACCTTGCATCGCTTCAAAACAACCTTTTTCAACAGCAGGAATATACTCTTTTGGAATTACCCCACCTTTAATATCATTGTTGAATTTAAAGTTATCTTCGCTATCAACTAATGGTTTGATTTCTAAGAATACGTGACCGTATTGACCTTTACCACCAGATTGTTTTGCATATTTATATTCTTGTTTAACAGCATTTCTAATAGTCTCTCTGTAAGCAACTTGAGGTGCTCCAACTTCAGCTTCTACTTTAAACTCTCTTTTCATTCTATCTACAATAATTTCTAAGTGTAACTCACCCATTCCTGAAATAATTGTTTGACCTGTTTCTTCATCAGTATTTACTCTGAATGATGGATCTTCTTCAGCTAATTTACCTAAAGCAATACCCATTTTTTCTTGGTCAGCTTTTGTTTTTGGCTCAACTGCAACAGAAATAACTGGCTCTGGGAATTCCATTCTTTCTAAGATAACTGGATCTTTTTCGCTAGCTAATGTATCTCCTGTAATTGTAGATTTTAATCCAACAACTGCACCGATTTCACCAGCATAAAGTTCTTTAATCTCTTCTCTACTGTTTGCATGCATTTTAAGTAATCTTCCGATTCTCTCTTTTTTCATTTTTGTAGAGTTTAATACATAAGTTCCAGACTCTAGAACTCCTCTATAAATTCTTACGAATGTTAATTGTCCAACAAATGGGTCAGTCATGATTTTAAATGCTAATCCTGCAACTTCACCTTTATCAGTAGAAGGAACAATAATAGCTTCACCATCTTGAGTTTCACCATTGATATCAGCAACTTCTGTAGGAGCTGGTAAATACATTGCAACTGCATCTAGTAAAGGTTGTACCCCTTTATTTTTGAAAGATGTACCACAAACCATTGGAGTAATTTCCATAGCTAATGTTCTTTTCTTTAATCCAGCAACTATTTCTTCTTCAGTTAATTCAGTACCTTCTAAATATTTTTCCATTAACTCTTCAGAAGACTCAGCTGCTGCTT
Coding sequences within:
- a CDS encoding AAA family ATPase — encoded protein: MITRVYLKDCLSFEEIDLEFNKGLNIFTGPSGAGKSILMQSILSLFALSDVKASMSEVILSYTKICDENFDISIDDEIIIKSIKKDKVRYFLNNQTISKKNLSEFSSKLIKHLNLKDTSEFDSSKLIDFLDKLSSKNKKEFIKTKNEFDELYKQLSLINKELEKISEDEKKLEDLKEFAKFEIDKIEQINPTVDEYEELNSLKKRLAKKEKIEVAIKKASGIFEFNHNVILALESMEVDSSFFDEAMNELTNIFEKFSDSLHELEDTNIEKILDRIEKLSSLQKRFGSIQECLKYKEEKKKELESYENIFFHKQNLEKKFDELNIKIEEISIELSKFRKESALILEEKINYYLKFLYLSNAKIIIKNKKLDSNGIDEVMFELNNVSLETISSGEYNRLRLALLTSMSEFDIVDNGILFLDEIDANLSGKESDAISKVLTKLSKSYQIFAISHQPQLTSRANQHFLVDKNNKKSSVKLLNQEERIGEIARMISGEKVTQEALKFAKNLIK
- a CDS encoding NAD(+)/NADH kinase translates to MRIEKNFELLNNIKNVGIVLRPASPELKTTYLKIKELFENEKINVLLEENSAKMINDNGCSLEELCQKVDFLVSVGGDGTLLSVVRKSFNFEKPVLGINLGTLGFLTDICMEQLPKFIEDLKKNIYKIDNRMLIEGSVNLNKFVAFNDIVISRKSISSMIKIKAKIDGKAFNTYYGDGVIISTPTGSTAYNLSVGGPIVYPLTKAFIITPVAPHSLTQRPLVMPADFEIEFKIIDTQGAVVIVDGQDIYEVEQNQSIKINIANKKAKMLHRIQRNYFEVLNEKLRWGN
- the fusA gene encoding elongation factor G; this translates as MARKIPLNRVRNIGIAAHIDAGKTTTTERILFYTGVSHKIGEVHEGAATMDWMEQEQERGITITSAATTCFWNHPKTNEQLQINIIDTPGHVDFTIEVERSMRVLDGAVAVFCSVGGVQPQSETVWRQANKYGVPRIIYVNKMDRTGANFFNVEKQVAERLKANPLPLQIPIGAEENFRGMIDLVKMKAYTYNLDAQAGEMYNIEDIPADLEDVVAEYREKLIEAAAESSEELMEKYLEGTELTEEEIVAGLKKRTLAMEITPMVCGTSFKNKGVQPLLDAVAMYLPAPTEVADINGETQDGEAIIVPSTDKGEVAGLAFKIMTDPFVGQLTFVRIYRGVLESGTYVLNSTKMKKERIGRLLKMHANSREEIKELYAGEIGAVVGLKSTITGDTLASEKDPVILERMEFPEPVISVAVEPKTKADQEKMGIALGKLAEEDPSFRVNTDEETGQTIISGMGELHLEIIVDRMKREFKVEAEVGAPQVAYRETIRNAVKQEYKYAKQSGGKGQYGHVFLEIKPLVDSEDNFKFNNDIKGGVIPKEYIPAVEKGCFEAMQGGILAGYPMVNIEVTVYDGSYHDVDSSEMAFKLAASMGFKQACRSAAAGAVILEPIMKVEIETPEDYMGDVIGDCNKRRGQVQSMDDRAGIKLVTAMIPLSEMFGYSTDLRSMSQGRATYSMIFDNYSEVPKNVSEEIIKKRNG